Genomic segment of Leishmania panamensis strain MHOM/PA/94/PSC-1 chromosome 20 sequence:
TGCGGAGAACGCGGGGTACCttgcggcgacgcagcagggGTGCATCTCGCTGATGCGCGTGTTTGAGCTgtgcgatgcggcgcagaaggcggagctggtgcgcgagctgctgccgaaGCTGGCTGCGCTGTCGATGGATCCGTTTGCGAACTACATGGTGCAGTGCGCAATCGAGCACAGCGATCGCACGACTGCTGCGCAGTACGTTGTGGCGCACTTCGCCGGCAACATGCTGCAGATGAGTTGCAACAAGCACGCCAGCAACGTGCTGGAGGTCGtcctgcggtgctgcggcgaggtcccggcggtgcggcgcctTTTCCTGGACGAGCTGGTGTTTAACCCGGCCGCCctgaaggaggtggtgagtGACCTGTACGGGAACTTTGTGGTGCAGGCGCTGATCGGCGTTGTGACGAACCCGATGGAGTTCAAGCGGGTGGAGGACCGCCTGCGCCCTGCACTGGTGGGGTGCCAGTTCGCAGCGAAGATCGAGGGGAAGATGAAGGCAAAGCGTCCTGTCCCGCCCCACACGGGCGGTGCGCCGCACCATCATCCCCACTCACAGTTGCacccgcaacagcagctccCGATGCCGTACACCATGCTTGACCATGTTGAGCCCCACGCACCTAGGTTCAGGGGTACTATGCCGCGCTCACAGGGCCCAGTGATGCCTGCCAGGGAGCCGCGCGTTCCGTCTCAGGGTTACTGTCACTGCCCTTATGACCGAAATCCTCTTTCCTGCGTACCACGCTCGGctggacagcagcagcagcagcagcagcagtacgcGGAACAGGCGCCATCCGGGCAGACCCACCCAGCCGATTACTTTCGGTTTCCTATTCTTGAAgagcgcgccgctgctcacgtAGCCGGCGCCGTCCCCGTAGCCGGCGGGGCGGACTGCGGGCCCGTGTATGGTCCGtcgccagcggcacgccgccgccttcagcagcagcaacaacaagcTTTTTGCCCGCCATTCAATATCGCCTGCTGAGGTTGTGCTGAGGAAGCGTATGCCAAGAGCGACTTACAGAGGATGATGGTGAAGGTGGTCGGAAGGCCAGCGCCAGCTATTCGTCGCCAATGCGATAGGGCCTCGACTCACCTGCGATGGTGCCACCACTGCTTGGTCATCCCTCCTTCCCGCATCGATTTCCTCCACTGGGATGCGCGCATACTGATGCGCTTGTTTGTGCTCGCTCTTAGGCAAAGcggcatctctctcttttgctttttgtGAGCGCACTTACCCTCaggtgcatgtgtgtgtgtgtgtgtgtgtgtgtgaggagggaaaagtgTGAGCGGCACAAGTGGGGCGGCAGTACGTCAGAAAGTCTGAGCCACCGTTGTACCGATGGCTGCGCCCTCGCCGTTCTCCTCTATTGAGAGAGCACCGGCCTATCATGACCGGatcttcgctctctcgctttcacCCGCTGAATTCTGTGTTGCCTGCCACCCTTCGCTCCGTGTCATTTCGCTTCTGCGCGGGTGAGCGAGGCTTCATTGGAGTTGCATTGTGCGGAGACTGTAGATCATGTGTGAAAAGGACCCGAGGAAAGTATGGAAGAAATGGTGTGAGAGCACAGGGACACCGATTATCCGAGCTCAGGAGTGCACCTTGTTACCCAGGAGACGAATCTGCACGCGGACGCACCCAGCTGCTCACCAACCCACGCGCCTAACGTGCACGTCTCATTGGGCGTGGATGGGCCGAAGGGAGTGCACGCGCGTGTATTTGTCTGTCGCTGTATGCGCAGTGAGAcaccctccttcccttctccgtGACCAccttcctcaccctcaccccttctccACGGCGTTCCTTTCTtgtctttctcccctctcgcacagccccccttttcctgtgTGCCGTGTGGAACTACACCTCAATGGAGTTCTTCtgtgtgagtgggtgtgtgcgtgttggtttgagagaggagggaaacacTTAGAGTTTCTTTCCGttggtgctgttgctgtcgctgtggctcttcccccctctcgcgctGTGGTGGAGTTCTTCTCGTCCCCATTCGTTCGTATGCGTCTaagtgtgtctctgtgcgcctACTGGCCATAAGAGGCAAAAGACAGCgagcgggagagagcggaAAAAACGTGAATCGAAGTAGCGAATCCGAAGGTgacggaggaaggggaggacaTTATGCTAACAGGCGCTCACGAATAGGCGCAATGACAagggcggagaggggaggtaCTGGGCTAGCCGTCATCGCAGCCGTCAGGGGCATTCTCTACACGTGAATAAGCGAGCAAGGCATTGGCGGACGGTGGGCAgcgggaagaaaagggggctTATGTGAaacacacccccacacacatacacgcagtgctttctctctccttgtgtgtgtgtgtgtgactgcgCTTTGGGTAAAGAGTCACGACGCTGTCGTGTGCTAACCATTCGCTTGTGGAAcaactccctccctccctccctcttcctccccatGCTTCACAGCGTACGCTTTTTCGCGCCTCGTTGACATCAGGCAGGCACAACACATTAGTGTAAGGGCTTCTGTTTGCGCGCTTgtggagaagggaggcgTTGTCTTGCGTCCTCCTCTGTATTCTTCAGTCCCTTgactttccctctcctcgtttTGTCCCTTTCCTTAGCAAACGAAAAATGTGCTCAGCAGTCATTGTTGCTGGGAGAAACGATGCGCCCAAGGCGAtccgaggaggagaggcgtgcAGGCAGCAGGCACTCGCTGAGTGCATTCGCTTTTTGTTCGTTTTGATGCCTTCATCCTCATCTGCACATCTGTGTGCGCCTCACCTCACATACGCCCTGGCTTAGAAGCACGCATAGACGCTTACATGTTCACAGGCACCCATGCCGGTGCAGGGTGCCGAGGCAGCACCCTCGCTCGTCACCTGTTTGCCACACAGAGGCCTGTGCTATTCACCTCATGGTGCCGCGCGCCCATCGGCACACCATCGTTATGATACTCTTTatactcccccctcccccacccactcaaTCCCCCAGGCACAGGCAAACACCGGTACGGCCCTTCTGGGGGTGCGCGGCAAGCCGCTCTTACCGCTGTTGCGTGAGGGAGTTGTGAGAGgtgctggggggggggtcgtgTGGGAGAGGGCAACGTCGGTTATTCCTCTTCCATCTGCTCCAGGCAGTCAATTGCCCTGTCGTTTGTTGCACCCGGcacctcacctctccccttctgcctttgcctctttctctccttcgtttTTGTCCCCCCCTACCCTCAGTCTTGTGGAGGCGGATTGGAATAATAGCAGCGGCAGGCCGAAGAGGCGGCACACCTCCTTGGGCACGTGTGTGATGGTGTACGCgatcggtgtgtgtgtacggacacacacacacacacacagtcatgCAGCCCCATGTGATTTCACCGCTGCCTTCTTTTGCGAGTCCAAAGACAGGAGGGGATGCACATGCAGGCGGCCGCTGTGCGCATGAGACGCGGGCGGCGCTCGACGGGCTCCACTGTGTACACAGAAGGCAGATCAAACAAGTGGTacggcggaggtgggtggTGAGTGGTGCGAGTGTTCAAGTGAGTCTCCGCTCGTTATGTCTTGGTCACCGCACTGAGCCTtgaggtgagggagagaaagtgcGGTACTGGAGATGGCAGCCCTGGGCTGTCAACCACTTCGAGCCAGAAAATGCAGCTCGATGTgaggcaccgccgcagaCTTCTCGACCACCAGTTGCTGGTGAACTTGGTATGTGCAGCATCATGATTGGTGTGCTTACTGCAGGGCTCGCCGTagaagccgctgcagccttTCTTCAGCTGCCATTCCCCTTGGTGCTCGTCCTGGGTACCTACGAGTCCCTCATTGGCCTATTACTACTGGTGGCGACACCTGCGTCCCTTCAGGCACTgagaaaggaaagcagaaaaacCGGCGTTTGCACAGGCTCACATGCGTGTTCGCACTCGTGTGTGCATGTAGGGAGTATGCGCTACTCCCAGTAGTTGACGGTCGTGAGACGCGTCATTGCACACTACCTTAGTCGTTCCCGATGGCCTGTCTGACGGTAGCCGTAAACTCCTGCCCCGTTCTCTCACTTATTGCCctgcctttcccttctctctctataccATCCGCTTACCTCTTACCCATGACACGGTGTCCCCCGTctcacccccttcccgcACAAACCAACTACTTTGtgacatacacacacacctgcgtgTACAACTGCTCACCAAAGACCACCCCATGCTGTGCTAgactcgctccctccctctcctttcctaCACTGCACCGGAATTTCCATTAGATCAAAGGAGCAATTCTCcagtcccctcccccacccaaGTCGAGACCTCTCTtgcccacctctctccttatttactacccccctcctcctcttgtcGCTTTTACTCTGCACTGTCTCGCTCCTTGTTCTTATGTGAGtacgcacctctctctttctctcgtctctGCCGCACGCCTTTCGTATTCCCTCTACTCATAGGTGCATCTCTCTGTCGTTTCTCTTGTTCCGCATTAGAGCGTTCTCTTGTCATattctttctttcctcgtTGGCGAGCCCCTTCCtcatcacctccgcctctccgtttctcccctccctttccgcACAGGCAAAGCCCCGCTGgcgtctttcctttctctttctttttctttcctcttcccccccctctccacctccttccgTACTCACGAGAttgtcgctgccgtgcgcGCTCTCTATCACACAGGTGCCCATCCACTTGCGAGCTTTGACTCTTCTCGACTACCTCTGCCATTGACGCCTTCCGAACGTCAAagctgctctccctctctttcctgcttCTTTGCGTATAGATTTTATTCTTTGGTCTTAGATATTCCTAAACTgtccccgcccccctccctcccccttccttcccccctccctccccagtCTTTCCTCtgtaccccccctcccccacgaTTGTTATTCTTTCGTTTCCTTCTTCTGCTATCTTCACCTGAAACCCTGTGCGGCACGCtgtccccctctttctcttcttcgctctgGTAGTCGTCTTCAGGCGCTGCATTACCGTCGTGCGTTCTTTTGTCCGCATTTTCTCCCATCTCTTTTTCAGTGATTGGCGCAACTGCTCGGAGGcacacctctcccctttaTCTCCATTGTGACTCCACAGCATGTCTTCCGCTATGCGTTACGATCAGGGCTACagcccagctgctgcggagcgTCGCCCCATCGCTATGTGGAAGGGTGCAGNNNNNNNNNNNNNNNNNNNNNNNNNNNNNNNNNNNNNNNNNNNNNNNNNNNNNNNNNNNNNNNNNNNNNNNNNNNNNNNNNNNNNNNNNNNNNNNNNNNNNNNNNNNNNNNNNNNNNNNNNNNNNNNNNNNNNNNNNNNNNNNNNNNNNNNNNNNNNNNNNNNNNNNNNNNNNNNNNNNNNNNNNNNNNNNNNNNNNNNNNNNNNNNNNNNNNNNNNNNNNNNNNNNNNNNNNNNNNNNNNNNNNNNNNNNNNNNNNNNNNNNNNNNNNNNNNNNNNNNNNNNNNNNNNNNNNNNNNNNNNNNNNNNNNNNNNNNNNNNNNNNNNNNNNNNNNNNNNNNNNNNNNNNNNNNNNNNNNNNNNNNNNNNNNNNNNNNNNNNNNNNNNNNNNNNNNNNNNNNNNNNNNNNNNNNNNNNNNNNNNNNNNNNNNNNNNNNNNNNNNNNNNNNNNNNNNNNNNNNNNNNNNNNNNNNNNNNNNNNNNNNNNNNNNNNNNNNNNNNNNNNNNNNNNNNNNNNNNNNNNNNNNNNNNNNNNNNNNNNNNNNNNNNNNNNNNNNNNNNNNNNNNNNNNNNNNNNNNNNNNNNNNNNNNNNNNNNNNNNNNNNNNNNNNNNNNNNNNNNNNNNNNNNNNNNNNNNNNNNNNNNNNNNNNNNNNNNNNNNNNNNNNNNNNNNNNNNNNNNNNNNNNNNNNNNNNNNNNNNNNNNNNNNNNNNNNNNNNNNNNNNNNNNNNNNNNNNNNNNNNNNNNNNNNNNNNNNNNNNNNNNNNNNNNNNNNNNNNNNNNNNNNNNNNNNNNNNNNNNNNNNNNNNNNNNNNNNNNNNNNNNNNNNNNNNNNNNNNNNNNNNNNNNNNNNNNNNNNNNNNNNNNNNNNNNNNNNNNNNNNNNNNNNNNNNNNNNNNNNNNNNNNNNNNNNNNNNNNNNNNNNNNNNNNNNNNNNNNNNNNNNNNNNNNNNNNNNNNNNNNNNNNNNNNNNNNNNNNNNNNNNNNNNNNNNNNNNNNNNNNNNNNNNNNNNNNNNNNNNNNNNNNNNNNNNNNNNNNNNNNNNNNNNNNNNNNNNNNNNNNNNNNNNNNNNNNNNNNNNNNNNNNNNNNNNNNNNNNNNNNNNNNNNNNNNNNNNNNNNNNNNNNNNNNNNNNNNNNNNNNNNNNNNNNNNNNNNNNNNNNNNNNNNNNNNNNNNNNNNNNNNNNNNNNNNNNNNNNNNNNNNNNNNNNNNNNNNNNNNNNNNNNNNNNNNNNNNNNNNNNNNNNNNNNNNNNNNNNNNNNNNNNNNNNNNNNNNNNNNNNNNNNNNNNNNNNNNNNNNNNNNNNNNNNNNNNNNNNNNNNNNNNNNNNNNNNNNNNNNNNNNNNNNNNNNNNNNNNNNNNNNNNNNNNNNNNNNNNNNNNNNNNNNNNNNNNNNNNNNNNNNNNNNNNNNNNNNNNNNNNNNNNNNNNNNNNNNNNNNNNNNNNNNNNNNNNNNNNNNNNNNNNNNNNNNNNNNNNNNNNNNNNNNNNNNNNNNNNNNNNNNNNNNNNNNNNNNNNNNNNNNNNNNNNNNNNNNNNNNNNNNNNNNNNNNNNNNNNNNNNNNNNNNNNNNNNNNNNNNNNNNNNNNNNNNNNNNNNNNNNNNNNNNNNNNNNNNNNNNNNNNNNNNNNNNNNNNNNNNNNNNNNNNNNNNNNNNNNNNNNNNNNNNNNNNNNNNNNNNNNNNNNNNNNNNNNNNNNNNNNNNNNNNNNNNNNNNNNNNNNNNNNNNNNNNNNNNNNNNNNNNNNNNNNNNNNNNNNNNNNNNNNNNNNNNNNNNNNNNNNNNNNNNNNNNNNNNNNNNNNNNNNNNNNNNNNNNNNNNNNNNNNNNNNNNNNNNNNNNNNNNNNNNNNNNNNNNNNNNNNNNNNNNNNNNNNNNNNNNNNNNNNNNNNNNNNNNNNNNNNNNNNNNNNNNNNNNNNNNNNNNNNNNNNNNNNNNNNNNNNNNNNNNNNNNNNNNNNNNNNNNNNNNNNNNNNNNNNNNNNNNNNNNNNNNNNNNNNNNNNNNNNNNNNNNNNNNNNNNNNNNNNNNNNNNNNNNNNNNNNNNNNNNNNNNNNNNNNNNNNNNNNNNNNNNNNNNNNNNNNNNNNNNNNNNNNNNNCACACTCGTAGACACAGAGACAAACAAAAGAGAATTTGACAGCAGCAAAGCGGGCAAAAGGCCAATCTGCTAAAGCCAAGGGGAGCGCGGGCGTCATCGGGTGCTGTGCGGTGGGTATGGAAGCGCCAGCAGAACGCGCCCCTCCAGTGCGTACCAGGCGTTttaccgctgccaccaccaatGGCACCCCCACATCCTTGTCCCTCAGCATGACATCTAGCTTTCCGGTACACCATACTGCTCACATGTCCGCCTGTGCGGCCACGGGCAGGACTAGCAGAAACCTCGATCCCTCACAGCAACCGCCACTGCTACGTCGTCTGTCTCCATCCTACACTCGGTCACCCTACGCCTCACCTGTGACCGTACACGAGGGTGCGGctacctcctcgtccgctcCACTAGACGATGTGTCGTGCCTACCTCTCGATGTATTGGAGCCAGCGGCGGCCCGCTGGGCATTGACGGCTGACCGCGGAAGTCGCCGAGCACCTCGTGTGCGCAGCTCTCTGGGTCCGCAGAGTGACGTTGTCGACACAGGTCTTTTCGTGTGCCCCAACACAGTCGTGGCTGCCCTTTACTCAGCTGCACCAGGGCGCGGTCATTTGGTGATGACGGCCGAGTCGGGTGGGTGGCTGCGAGTACGCGAGCAGAAGACTGGCGCCATTCGCCATCAGCGGCAACTGCGCGATGGTGGCGAGGTGTCGTGCTTGGCGTGGGCTTCAGCCGGTGGCGACACAGCTGTCGAGCCGCTCGGCGCCGTGGTAGTGGCTGGCCAGCTCAGCGGTCTCATCAGCTTCTATGCTCTGGTTGGAGAGTCACTAGTGGAGCTGCCGTTCGCCACGTGCGTGTTTCACGAAGCCCCACTACTTAGCTGTCTGCCACTGCGTGCTCCAGCCTCGGCAGAAGAaccggcggcgacggcgcccgGCGCCCTTGTGAACGTGCTACTCTCGTTAGACGCCGACggcgtggtggcgctgtggtcCCTACAGCTGACTGAGATGGGCGGGGGCGCTGATCGAGGGAAcgaggcagagctgcggctctcagcgctgctgctggactgcAGATACGCTTTTCTATCGCCGACGTCGTCGTTCCCgccggtggtgatggcggccaTGGGTCTCTCATGCGTGTCGACCTCCACATGCTGCGTGTTATCGACCCACCGCTTTGTACAGCAGCCCCTTTCTCCAACCGGTGTCCCaagcgacggcgatgaggaggcgGATACGCAGGGGAGTGCTGTCGTGTTCCTCTCCAGTTTCACAGTCTCTCTTACTGCGGACCCAAACGCTACCATGCTGTCGATAAACACTGGGGCCTCGACGGGTTTGGAGGAAGGGGCACCCACGCCGGATAGCGCGCAGCCCCCTCTCCGCAGGGATTGGAAGGTCCTGCGAGCGTACCGGGTCCCCGTGGGATTGTTGCCGCAGAGGAGTGATGAGGGCAGTTCTACCTCCGTCAACTCTGCAGTTGTGGCTATCACCGCCCTCTGCGTCACGGGCTGCAtcagccacagcggcagtgctgcgccggcggagcagctgtggGCTGGCACCGCTGACGGCCGTCTTCTCATTtgggaggcacacacaggccgGTTTGTGCGCTCTCTGCActctgcctctgcggcaCCGGTGCACAGTCTGACGAGTGTGCCGTCTCCCGGGTCACCTGGGCAGGCACTGGTATGGGCGAGTCAAGCGGATGGTAGCGTGATGGCGTGGAGTGCCGATACATACAccgtggcggaggtgctgcccGTCAGCTACCCGCCATCCGGCCCAGTGGTGAGTAGGACTGGAGATGCAGAGGACTCGGTGGGTGGCGACCCTGCAAAcgtggtggtgacggtgcgCGACGCCGTCGACCTCCTGCGTGCCacacgccaccgctgtgctCCGTCGACATTGCGGGCACCGTGGCGTCGCGGCTGTGGCTTCACGCTCTTTGTGAAACCGATGGAGCTGGTGTGCATGCAGCGCGCGTGGTCCGTGGGTACCGACGGTACTGTGCGCACATGGCTGCTTCCCAGTGGCAGGGCaagcgcaggcggcgctgtggcggACACTGCTGGAGCGGCTGTTGCCTCTTGGCCGACAAGCGACACAGGTGGTGCTgcccgcgctgcctcgctgGACGCCCACACTGTGCGGTGCTACTTGCAGGATCGGGCCGACGCCTTGGCTCGTGAGCGGCAGGCGCAACGTCTGGCATCGGAGGCCcaacaggagcagctgcagattCTTCAAGAGCGCAATAGAGTGTTagctgccgcgctgcagcaggccatCAGACGTCTAGAGCAGGTGAGTGTGGACGACCTCGTGCGATCCGCATCACGGCCGTGTTCGTCCCCGTCCGTTGCTCCGTTACAGAACGAGGACGGCGCAGACGCGGCACTGGTGGAGTCCGCCGTTCTCGCACCAGgctctcccaccaccacatcaaCGACCACACTTTCTGCTGTCTCTGAAGCAGACGAGCAACCCGTCGTGGCAGCTCAGCTCTCTACCATCGTCGTGACTCCGGATGCAACGTCGCCTCCACTACCGGCTATGACGACGttgccaccagcagcgcagatGCACGTGCAGGCACTTCAACAGCTTCTGGAGGAACTGCACGCCAAGCTCGAGGAAAGTTGGAGCCGCAACGATGCtctgcgcgaggagctgcttgAGTGCCAGCTTCGCACGCTCGGGCGGGAAGAGGACATAGCGCAGAGCGCGCTCATGACTGCGGCCGACGAggttgctgcggcggctgcgacagGAAACGCAGAAGGGCAGACCAGTGCGGCACATGGGGtaacagcggcgacagcaacCACGTCTGCGCCTTCACCAGTGCTGCCCTCGGCTCATATCGCTACCTCTTCCTTATCCGGGAGTACCAATGGTAGCTACACACAGGAGGAGGGTCGTGCGCACAGTGACCGCCTGCAGACATCCCCACCGCCACAAACCCGTCACGCTCCTTATACAGCGCTCACGGCTTCCGCGGATAACAGCTTCCCCTCTAGCGCGTTTTGCAGCCCGTCCGTCGAGGAACTGGCGCCCTGGGCTGTTGCGCAGGCGCGACCGCTgacccctccaccaccgccagagATGCGGTCCACTGAAGATGCCTCCTACCCACTCTCGGTGAAGCCACAGGTAACGCCTCCATCGCCCACTGAGGTGAGCCCGAGCACCTCTACTGCAGCAGAGCGCTTCTTCAAGGCTGCATCCGCCATGCTGCGTACTTCGACGATCACCTACGGCGACGTGGCAAGACGGGAGCCTAGCGTTGCCGGTCGAGCACACGTGCcaacgccaccactgctgtcggagaccgaggaggaggaggacgtgtACGCCGAGGAGGGCGACTACacggacggcgacgacgacgagatAGCTCTGTTGGAGGCGTGGTGCACAAGCGAGGGCGATCTTAGCCCGATACCAGGCCCAGACCCAGTAGCTGCTCGTGGTGCTACATCTACGGACGCGTCCGTCGTACGCGGAGGTCGAGGCGAGCCGTTGCCTTCCCCGCTCTCTTTATTCATGTCGACCAGCTTTTCCGCAGGTCACGCTactggcggcagtggcagtgccATCGACCGCCCCGGTGCACTTCGAGTTGCCTGGCCACCAACACACGTGACAGCAACGTGGACAACGCCGGCGCGTGCAGCAGGGCGAGACGATCCAGTGGTTGATAATGCGCGGGGACGAGTGCTGACGGCTCCATCTCGTCGATCCGGCTCGCTAGCTGCTGGCAGTGCAcgaccagcagcagtcggAACTGGTGTTGTTCAGAGTGCACCGATGCAGGGCGCAGGCACAACGCCCTccgcggcgtcgccaccCTACGCCTTTCGCTCCCCGATCATCTATCGACCAGCCTAGGTCGTCTTCTGGAAGGTCAAGGCTGGGAAAAAGCTGAGGGGGAgcagggctgctgctgctaatGCAGACATCCACCAACAAGATCTTCCTCGCCTGCTCTTGGGTTGGCATGCCAGCTTCCCCTCTCACGCCTGTGCACGCCGCCCCGTTTGTTACTGTTTTGTTCTCTGAAGTTTGCGCACTGATCGTTCATGTCCCATCTCACCCATGTGACATGCTGAATGCCCGCGGAGCCCAATGAAACAGGAATACATGAGGAAAAACGAGTCGTCCCACCGTTGACTACAGCGTGCCAGCGCATCGTCTGGTagaggggtggtggtacCCCAGGTTCTGGCGTATATTCGAAAGATGCCTCCGGTGCCTGCAACTGTGCACGCAGTGGCCGTGCAGATAATGAGCGGAAGAGTGATGTGGGCTTGATACTTTTTGATAGACCCGCTTTCACATTCTCCGTGTGCGCAtgtttctctgtgtttcTGCGCAGGTTTGCATGATGATCTGGTGCTTGCAAGCTGACGATGCACCTTCTCatctcctttctccccctcttaTCCCTTGTCTCTCGCAGGCCCTCACCGCCAGGAACGACTTCACATGGACACTTCTCCCTATCTCCGCATAGGCGCACACTGTTCTTCCGCCCTCTACCCGCGTGCTCTTCCCTGCCTGCAGACGCGGAGTAGGAgggggcgtgtgtgcagaGTTGTAGGGAAGAAGAGTGCTGACGTCTACAAGTGAGAGAAATCAACGGGGGTGGGGAACGGAGCCCCTGCGCTCTTCACAGCGcgtgcatgcatgtgtgcagcagctccacgtaCTACAGCTATGTGAAGAGCTCTTATTTCccttgcctcccccctctctctctctctctctcacgttGCTCTCGCCGTGGACATGGGTCGCACCACCTTCTTGAAAATCCCCCTCTGCTTATTTTTTGCCGCAGTCCGCACCCGGTACGGGCACCCACACTCCCGCCCATAGAGAGGTTTACCCATCGAGGCTGACGCACACGGTAGCGACAGACAACAACGACGCTACCCCTTCCTCTAccccgctgcttctctttggtCGAGGCAGTACTTTGTCACttggctgctgcaggtgctgtcCAGTtcggggaggaggggtaggAGGGAAGACGAAGACAGTCCTGAGCGCGAttgaagggggagggggctgccgTGCTttcgcacctcctcacccttTATAGCCACATCCGCCCGACCTCACCTCCTTAGTTGTCTTTTCCCAATGCGCACCGCGTCCGAGTCCACCTCAACAACCCACACCGACATCACTCGTGCCTCCACGGCCGGTGGCGCGAATGAGTCGGCGGTTGTCTCGCACACGGTTCACACAGCCAAGGCACAGcacgccctctctctcttcgcgaACCTGCGAGCAGACTTGTGCACTTCGACTTCGCTGCAGTCGTCCAAGTcggcagcgcacgcagccTCGGAGGCTCGAGCATCGTCGGCAACGCGGTGTCGCACCTCCGCGCCGTCTAGCTACGCCCATACGCTAGACACCCATGCTCGGCTGACCTCGTCCACGTCTGCTGCAAGCCCCAATGCCGATGCGGTGCGCTTCAGCACTCTGCATGACCTCCaacgcagcggcatcagctGTAAAGCCGACGATGCTGTCGCGCCGCAGGCATACACAGAGGCCGAGCTCGAGATGCTCTCGCCAGTCCAGCTGCGTCATCAACTGCGCGTCGCCGCGGCCGTAACCCAGCGTCTTCACCAGCGATCACAGAGACTGGAGAAAGAAGTGGACGCATGGAAGCACAAGTACGCGGGGCTCGAGGCCAAGACAGCTGCGGAAATGAGAGAGGTCGGTATAGACGAAGGGAAACTCACAGAGCGCCAGACGTTCTCGGCCTCATTACCAGACGGTACCCATCCTCATCAATCCATAGTGGCTCCGTCATCGttgacagcagcagtagctgCGACTGCTTCGGCTTTGGCAGCGACCCAGTCCCTCGAGGTTACTGAGGCTCGCTCGCGTCAGTTAGAGACCGAGGTGAAGCGGCTGACGGCGCACAAACAGGAGCTGACAAAGAGACTGTACGTGGCGGAGCAGACCGTCGGGGCACTGAAGGAGAAACTTCGTATTATGGCCGCCATCTCTCCCGCTACTTCCAGCGCCGCTTCGTCACCTCTAGGTGTGGCAAAGACCACCGCTGGCGAGAGCGCCTCTGACAAATCGCGATCCAAAGCACTGGAGAGCggggcaacaacaacacctaCACGGGCGCCACCGAGCCCGAGCGGCACCGCAACAAAGAGCGAGATGGTGGACCCCTGCAGCGACGGTACTGTTTGTGTTGACGGGGCTGATGGGGAGTCGTTCGCTtgcttgcgcagcaccgtgcgtgagctgcagcgccgtcttgATCTCTCGGAGGCCCGTGTCGAGCAGGCGGAGCAGATTCACTTGGATGCGCTGTTGCTCCACCGTGAGTCGACCCCGTCCGCGGTGGCCCTCGTGAACGCTGAAGTGCAGAAGCTCTTTCagctgatgcagcagcagctcttgtCGAACGCagtccagcagcaggcggagCGAGCCCGTATG
This window contains:
- a CDS encoding pumilio protein 9, putative (TriTrypDB/GeneDB-style sysID: LpmP.20.5550); translation: MAPAVCVGAPAAQSMCGTRRLAAMPAAALVEAFRATCEGHVADVACTPQGKVLLQAALRTQRPEVLGAVVAELCPRLRDVAVDAHGCHVLRTLVEACTAEQTEALIGALYASVVLNMCTASQYTRRPLQALFERREVDLSAVVCVLAENAGYLAATQQGCISLMRVFELCDAAQKAELVRELLPKLAALSMDPFANYMVQCAIEHSDRTTAAQYVVAHFAGNMLQMSCNKHASNVLEVVLRCCGEVPAVRRLFLDELVFNPAALKEVVSDLYGNFVVQALIGVVTNPMEFKRVEDRLRPALVGCQFAAKIEGKMKAKRPVPPHTGGAPHHHPHSQLHPQQQLPMPYTMLDHVEPHAPRFRGTMPRSQGPVMPAREPRVPSQGYCHCPYDRNPLSCVPRSAGQQQQQQQQYAEQAPSGQTHPADYFRFPILEERAAAHVAGAVPVAGGADCGPVYGPSPAARRRLQQQQQQAFCPPFNIAC
- a CDS encoding hypothetical protein (TriTrypDB/GeneDB-style sysID: LpmP.20.5570), producing MLSPVQLRHQLRVAAAVTQRLHQRSQRLEKEVDAWKHKYAGLEAKTAAEMREVGIDEGKLTERQTFSASLPDGTHPHQSIVAPSSLTAAVAATASALAATQSLEVTEARSRQLETEVKRLTAHKQELTKRLYVAEQTVGALKEKLRIMAAISPATSSAASSPLGVAKTTAGESASDKSRSKALESGATTTPTRAPPSPSGTATKSEMVDPCSDGTVCVDGADGESFACLRSTVRELQRRLDLSEARVEQAEQIHLDALLLHRESTPSAVALVNAEVQKLFQLMQQQLLSNAVQQQAERARMSELLYQLQCQQRAP
- a CDS encoding hypothetical protein (TriTrypDB/GeneDB-style sysID: LpmP.20.5560), which translates into the protein MTSSFPVHHTAHMSACAATGRTSRNLDPSQQPPLLRRLSPSYTRSPYASPVTVHEGAATSSSAPLDDVSCLPLDVLEPAAARWALTADRGSRRAPRVRSSLGPQSDVVDTGLFVCPNTVVAALYSAAPGRGHLVMTAESGGWLRVREQKTGAIRHQRQLRDGGEVSCLAWASAGGDTAVEPLGAVVVAGQLSGLISFYALVGESLVELPFATCVFHEAPLLSCLPLRAPASAEEPAATAPGALVNVLLSLDADGVVALWSLQLTEMGGGADRGNEAELRLSALLLDCRYAFLSPTSSFPPVVMAAMGLSCVSTSTCCVLSTHRFVQQPLSPTGVPSDGDEEADTQGSAVVFLSSFTVSLTADPNATMLSINTGASTGLEEGAPTPDSAQPPLRRDWKVLRAYRVPVGLLPQRSDEGSSTSVNSAVVAITALCVTGCISHSGSAAPAEQLWAGTADGRLLIWEAHTGRFVRSLHSASAAPVHSLTSVPSPGSPGQALVWASQADGSVMAWSADTYTVAEVLPVSYPPSGPVVSRTGDAEDSVGGDPANVVVTVRDAVDLLRATRHRCAPSTLRAPWRRGCGFTLFVKPMELVCMQRAWSVGTDGTVRTWLLPSGRASAGGAVADTAGAAVASWPTSDTGGAARAASLDAHTVRCYLQDRADALARERQAQRLASEAQQEQLQILQERNRVLAAALQQAIRRLEQVSVDDLVRSASRPCSSPSVAPLQNEDGADAALVESAVLAPGSPTTTSTTTLSAVSEADEQPVVAAQLSTIVVTPDATSPPLPAMTTLPPAAQMHVQALQQLLEELHAKLEESWSRNDALREELLECQLRTLGREEDIAQSALMTAADEVAAAAATGNAEGQTSAAHGVTAATATTSAPSPVLPSAHIATSSLSGSTNGSYTQEEGRAHSDRLQTSPPPQTRHAPYTALTASADNSFPSSAFCSPSVEELAPWAVAQARPLTPPPPPEMRSTEDASYPLSVKPQVTPPSPTEVSPSTSTAAERFFKAASAMLRTSTITYGDVARREPSVAGRAHVPTPPLLSETEEEEDVYAEEGDYTDGDDDEIALLEAWCTSEGDLSPIPGPDPVAARGATSTDASVVRGGRGEPLPSPLSLFMSTSFSAGHATGGSGSAIDRPGALRVAWPPTHVTATWTTPARAAGRDDPVVDNARGRVLTAPSRRSGSLAAGSARPAAVGTGVVQSAPMQGAGTTPSAASPPYAFRSPIIYRPA